In a single window of the Limnohabitans sp. 2KL-27 genome:
- a CDS encoding YhdP family protein: MFVSSLPIFARLTLVLSRLMRAVAWVLLALGVLLGMAWAALHFWIVPRIGEHRPALERLAQQSIGVPVKIGEISAESTGWAPSFELRNIELLDPEGRTALRLPKVTIAISVRSVLDLKLEQLVLDGPELDVRQMANGHWRVGGLDWTAQKGGDKAAADWLFAQREVIVRGGTLHWSREKAAQDPTQTDTAAASLSLRDLDLVLRNSARHHDVRLDATPPDNWGERFVTIGRFKRNLLSMHPGQWADWTGQVYTYFPHVDAAQLSPYMPGEMKLMSGQGSMRLWNDVNNGQWAGGVADVHLTGLKTTRPEGETPLGFERLSGRLAGRVHPLGFEVSTQHLAFVSDQGLAWPGGNVTLTYTHPQGNNPASGQLQADQLDLSALRDVALRLPLPNDWHQRLQHQKVTGQVDALQWRWQGDWQTPQRYDGQLTLHGLSLPPSTARASDTSPQRPGVQGAQVQLKLNQDGGRIEVNMANDGAVFLPGVLEDAEVRIQSLHAHAVFKREAAQWHVPDWKLQLANADLQGEWQGQWHPTPEGHGPGVLDLQGKIKRANAARAYRYLPLSVPANVRQYVRDAVLKGVYSDVQVKVKGDLAKLPFANPKAGDFRLAGRIQDVELDYIPAALLPPKSLPWPRLHQLTGQLVFDRLGMKLSDASARAGDPRTGLTLSAGQADIADMLNNPVLNVSAENKGAAAQVLTLVQNSPLDAMLSGALRQTQATGNVQTRFKLAVPLLTPQNTKLQGSVVLSSNDVRMTADTPLLEKLQGTVQFSESGFSLSGTQARLLGGAVRIEGGMRPTPGASNTETSLQLRAQGQVTAEGLRQAKEFSPLNEWAQHASGATSFSAQLGWRQGQPEFALQSQLEGLALKLPAPLGKAANASLPVSLRTRVQGSGNALRDQLQLEWGTVASALYVRDLSGAEPVVLRGSLTLGLPAAQAPTLPATGVSAAVALDRFSLEDWESLLPADQGAAGQKATGKTAWSAYGPTRIGLQANTLTADGRTLHQVVAGGLREGNSWRVNVDARELNGHVVYRQPSGDQLGHLFARLSRLILPPSSVAEVEGLLEAPPANLPSLDIVVEQLELRGKKLGRIDIEALNTEPPKTRGKANLEWQLNKFNITVPEASFRSTGRWLTTADGGQQRKTEMNFKLDISDAGALLTRLGTPNALRGGAGQLEGAVSWQGSPLALHYPSMSGQFAVKMGRGQFLKADAGVAKLLGVLSLQALPRRLLLDFRDVFSEGFTFDSVRGDVSIAQGIAYTRNLQIKGVNALVQLDGSADIAQETQKLRVVILPELDAGTASLVAGIAVNPVVGLTSFLAQLFLQNPLVKANTQEFLIDGSWADPRVTKVNSAGDIKTPPAGMNPP; the protein is encoded by the coding sequence ATGTTTGTGTCCTCTTTGCCCATTTTTGCCCGCCTGACCCTTGTGCTGTCCCGCTTGATGCGGGCCGTGGCCTGGGTTCTGTTGGCGCTGGGCGTCTTATTGGGGATGGCCTGGGCTGCCTTGCATTTTTGGATTGTGCCGCGAATCGGGGAGCACCGTCCCGCGCTGGAGCGCTTGGCCCAACAAAGCATCGGGGTTCCGGTCAAGATTGGCGAGATCTCGGCCGAGTCAACCGGCTGGGCGCCCTCCTTTGAGTTGCGCAACATCGAACTGCTCGACCCCGAAGGCCGCACCGCACTGCGACTGCCCAAAGTCACGATCGCGATCAGCGTGCGCTCGGTGCTCGACTTGAAACTGGAACAGCTCGTGCTGGATGGGCCCGAACTCGATGTGCGGCAGATGGCCAACGGCCACTGGCGGGTAGGGGGCCTCGATTGGACGGCGCAAAAAGGCGGTGACAAGGCCGCAGCCGATTGGTTGTTTGCGCAGCGGGAAGTCATCGTGCGGGGCGGCACGCTGCACTGGAGCCGCGAAAAAGCAGCCCAAGACCCGACACAAACAGACACGGCGGCGGCCAGCCTGTCACTGCGCGACCTGGATCTGGTGCTGCGCAATTCGGCCCGACACCACGACGTGCGCCTGGACGCCACCCCTCCCGACAATTGGGGTGAACGCTTTGTCACCATCGGTCGCTTCAAACGCAACCTCTTGTCCATGCACCCCGGCCAATGGGCCGACTGGACGGGTCAGGTCTACACCTACTTCCCGCACGTTGATGCCGCGCAGCTGAGCCCCTACATGCCCGGAGAGATGAAACTCATGTCGGGTCAAGGCAGCATGCGCCTGTGGAACGACGTGAACAACGGCCAATGGGCTGGCGGCGTGGCCGATGTCCACCTGACGGGATTAAAGACCACCCGCCCAGAAGGTGAAACCCCCCTGGGCTTTGAGCGTTTGTCGGGGCGTTTGGCGGGCCGCGTCCATCCACTGGGCTTTGAGGTTTCGACACAGCACTTGGCCTTTGTGAGCGACCAAGGCCTGGCCTGGCCTGGTGGCAATGTCACGCTGACCTATACCCATCCACAAGGCAACAACCCGGCAAGCGGTCAGCTGCAAGCCGATCAGCTGGACTTGTCGGCCCTGCGCGATGTGGCCTTGCGCCTGCCTTTGCCTAACGATTGGCATCAACGGCTGCAACACCAAAAGGTCACCGGACAGGTCGACGCTTTGCAGTGGCGCTGGCAGGGCGACTGGCAAACACCACAGCGCTATGACGGACAGCTCACACTGCACGGTTTGTCTTTGCCACCATCGACCGCACGCGCAAGCGACACCTCCCCGCAGCGGCCCGGCGTGCAAGGCGCACAGGTCCAACTGAAATTGAACCAAGATGGTGGTCGCATCGAGGTCAACATGGCCAATGACGGGGCCGTGTTTCTGCCTGGCGTTCTGGAAGACGCCGAAGTGCGCATTCAGTCTTTGCATGCGCACGCGGTGTTCAAACGCGAGGCTGCACAGTGGCACGTGCCCGACTGGAAGCTTCAGCTGGCCAATGCCGACCTGCAAGGGGAATGGCAAGGCCAATGGCACCCCACACCCGAAGGCCATGGCCCGGGCGTGCTGGACCTGCAGGGCAAGATCAAACGAGCCAATGCCGCAAGGGCTTACCGCTACCTGCCCCTGTCAGTGCCCGCAAACGTGCGGCAATACGTGCGGGACGCGGTGCTCAAAGGGGTCTATTCGGACGTGCAAGTGAAGGTCAAAGGCGATCTGGCCAAACTGCCATTTGCCAACCCCAAAGCGGGTGATTTCAGGTTGGCTGGCCGCATCCAGGACGTGGAGCTGGATTACATTCCTGCGGCCTTGCTGCCCCCGAAAAGCCTGCCCTGGCCACGCTTGCACCAACTGACGGGCCAGCTCGTCTTTGACCGCCTGGGCATGAAACTGAGCGACGCCTCCGCCCGCGCGGGCGATCCACGCACCGGTCTCACGCTGAGCGCGGGTCAAGCCGACATCGCCGACATGCTCAATAACCCTGTGCTGAATGTCTCGGCCGAGAACAAAGGCGCAGCAGCACAGGTGCTGACGCTGGTGCAAAATTCGCCTTTGGATGCCATGCTGTCGGGTGCTTTGCGGCAAACCCAGGCCACCGGCAATGTGCAAACCCGCTTCAAACTGGCGGTGCCCCTGCTCACACCCCAGAACACCAAACTGCAAGGCTCGGTGGTGCTCAGCAGCAACGATGTGCGCATGACGGCCGACACACCACTTTTGGAAAAACTCCAAGGCACGGTGCAATTCAGCGAATCTGGTTTCAGCCTGAGCGGCACTCAAGCGCGCCTGTTGGGTGGGGCGGTTCGGATTGAAGGCGGCATGCGGCCCACCCCGGGTGCGTCCAACACAGAGACCTCGCTGCAGTTGCGTGCCCAAGGCCAAGTGACGGCCGAAGGGCTTCGCCAAGCCAAAGAATTCAGCCCGCTCAATGAATGGGCGCAACACGCCAGCGGTGCCACCAGCTTCAGCGCACAACTGGGCTGGCGCCAAGGGCAACCCGAATTCGCGCTGCAAAGCCAACTGGAAGGCCTGGCCCTGAAATTGCCCGCCCCACTGGGCAAGGCAGCGAACGCGAGCTTGCCCGTTTCACTGCGCACGCGCGTGCAAGGTTCAGGCAACGCCTTGCGGGACCAATTGCAGCTGGAGTGGGGCACCGTGGCCTCGGCCCTCTATGTGCGTGATCTGTCGGGCGCAGAACCCGTCGTCTTGCGCGGCAGCCTCACCCTGGGCTTGCCGGCGGCGCAAGCCCCCACATTGCCCGCCACTGGGGTCAGCGCAGCGGTGGCGCTGGACCGTTTTTCGCTCGAAGACTGGGAAAGCCTGCTGCCCGCCGATCAAGGTGCAGCAGGCCAAAAAGCCACGGGCAAAACAGCGTGGTCAGCCTATGGCCCCACACGCATCGGTCTGCAGGCCAACACACTCACCGCCGATGGCCGCACCTTGCACCAAGTGGTGGCAGGTGGCTTGCGCGAAGGCAACTCGTGGCGGGTCAATGTCGATGCCCGAGAACTCAATGGCCACGTGGTCTACCGACAGCCCAGCGGCGACCAACTGGGCCACCTCTTCGCACGCCTGTCGCGCCTGATTTTGCCGCCTTCCAGCGTGGCCGAAGTCGAAGGTCTGCTCGAAGCACCACCGGCCAACCTGCCTTCTTTGGACATTGTGGTGGAACAGCTGGAGCTGCGCGGGAAAAAACTCGGGCGCATCGACATCGAAGCCCTCAACACCGAGCCGCCCAAAACCCGGGGCAAAGCCAACCTCGAATGGCAGTTGAACAAATTCAACATCACCGTCCCCGAGGCCAGCTTTCGCAGCACCGGGCGTTGGCTGACCACGGCCGATGGGGGCCAGCAGCGCAAGACAGAAATGAATTTCAAGCTGGACATTTCAGACGCTGGCGCATTGCTCACGCGCCTGGGCACGCCCAACGCCTTGCGTGGCGGGGCGGGTCAACTCGAAGGTGCTGTGAGCTGGCAAGGCTCCCCCTTGGCCTTGCATTACCCGAGCATGTCCGGCCAATTTGCCGTCAAGATGGGCCGAGGTCAGTTCCTCAAAGCCGACGCCGGGGTCGCCAAGTTGTTGGGGGTTCTGAGTCTGCAAGCCTTGCCGCGCCGCCTGTTGCTGGATTTCCGCGATGTGTTTTCTGAAGGCTTCACTTTTGATTCGGTGCGTGGCGACGTCAGCATCGCCCAGGGCATCGCTTACACGCGCAACCTTCAAATCAAGGGCGTGAACGCCTTGGTTCAACTCGACGGATCGGCCGACATCGCTCAGGAAACCCAAAAGCTGCGGGTGGTGATCCTGCCTGAGCTCGATGCGGGCACGGCGTCATTGGTGGCAGGCATTGCGGTCAATCCCGTGGTGGGCCTCACGTCTTTTCTGGCGCAGTTGTTCTTGCAAAACCCCTTGGTCAAGGCCAACACCCAGGAATTCCTGATCGATGGCAGCTGGGCCGACCCCCGGGTCACCAAAGTCAACAGCGCGGGCGATATCAAAACCCCTCCTGCTGGCATGAACCCGCCTTGA
- a CDS encoding PAS domain S-box protein, with product MKMLGATGLMNAWHKHRNRIRAQLDEALPWGSGRRSLWAALIALVLAVLTTLVWLAGRYEASQVQAELERDTADAVGDLRSSLSRQIQALQALQSGSLSPASWPPSALDLLRNNRDWLRVEWRDKAWQLQAFADSPLRAPAFERIARSDVLNEANQACQRAKRLNGPAYSSTYFLPQNDGLGIEVMELCLPVTQNGEWLGFTVVTYSLQELLNERLGSTFGRRNELSFVEPDGTRLAIAGAQRRERRVFTSQQLVDLPGNTLLLRMDGRRGEPALFPNVLTALVTGMSMALITVMVLLTKDARRRQKAERDLADALAFRKAMEDSLVTGLRARDLQGCITYVNPAFCQMVGWEADALIGQNAPMPYWPPEMVDEYQQRQAIRMAGNASPREGFESVFIRQDGTRFPVLIIEAPLISVQGEQTGWMGAVIDISEQRRIEELSRASQDRLQATARLATVGEMASLLSHELNQPLAAIASYANGSLNLLKDPQAEPQTLDDVHMALRRIAEQAERAGRVINSVHDFVRRRDQAREAVQPQALLDAIAPLVNLQARKLQVRVHMRADARLPAVWCDRTMVEQVLLNLARNGMQAMDWPNCRDRVLVLQVQLASPEQGHVGVAFSVTDLGAGIAPDVAAQLFNPFFTTKPEGMGLGLSLCRTVVEQHGGQLEFEPHKPKGTVFRFTLPAAGGPAMHST from the coding sequence ATGAAAATGCTCGGCGCCACTGGCCTGATGAACGCTTGGCACAAGCACCGGAACAGGATCCGTGCCCAACTCGATGAAGCTTTGCCTTGGGGATCAGGGCGCCGCTCTTTGTGGGCGGCGCTGATCGCCTTGGTGCTGGCTGTGCTGACCACACTGGTTTGGCTGGCCGGCCGCTACGAAGCCAGTCAGGTGCAAGCCGAGCTGGAACGCGACACCGCCGATGCCGTAGGAGATTTGCGCAGCAGCCTGTCACGGCAGATTCAGGCCTTGCAAGCCTTGCAATCGGGGTCTTTGTCACCTGCCAGCTGGCCGCCTTCGGCCTTGGATTTGTTGCGCAACAACCGCGACTGGTTGCGCGTGGAGTGGCGCGACAAAGCCTGGCAACTGCAGGCGTTTGCCGACTCACCCCTGCGTGCACCGGCGTTTGAGCGCATTGCGCGCAGTGACGTCCTGAACGAGGCCAACCAAGCCTGCCAACGGGCCAAACGCCTGAATGGGCCCGCTTATTCCAGCACCTATTTCCTGCCCCAAAACGACGGCCTGGGCATCGAAGTCATGGAGCTTTGTCTGCCGGTCACACAAAACGGGGAATGGTTGGGCTTCACTGTGGTGACCTACAGTCTGCAGGAGTTGCTGAACGAGCGTCTGGGCAGCACCTTTGGGCGCAGGAACGAATTGTCTTTCGTTGAGCCGGACGGGACACGCTTGGCCATTGCCGGTGCCCAGCGGCGCGAGCGGCGTGTGTTCACCAGCCAGCAACTGGTCGATTTGCCAGGCAACACTTTGCTGCTGCGCATGGACGGCCGACGCGGCGAGCCGGCCCTGTTTCCCAATGTGCTCACCGCCTTGGTGACCGGCATGTCGATGGCGCTGATCACGGTGATGGTTTTGCTGACCAAGGATGCACGCCGGCGCCAGAAGGCCGAACGTGATCTGGCCGATGCGCTGGCGTTTCGCAAAGCCATGGAAGACTCTTTGGTCACGGGCCTGAGGGCCCGCGATCTGCAAGGCTGCATCACCTACGTGAACCCGGCGTTTTGCCAAATGGTGGGTTGGGAGGCCGACGCCCTGATCGGCCAGAACGCCCCCATGCCCTATTGGCCCCCCGAAATGGTGGACGAATACCAACAGCGCCAGGCCATCCGCATGGCGGGCAATGCCTCGCCCAGGGAAGGTTTCGAATCGGTCTTCATCCGCCAGGACGGCACGCGTTTTCCGGTGCTGATCATCGAAGCGCCACTGATCAGCGTGCAGGGCGAGCAGACCGGTTGGATGGGCGCGGTCATCGACATCAGCGAGCAGCGGCGCATCGAAGAGCTGTCGCGGGCCAGCCAGGACCGCCTGCAAGCCACCGCTCGCCTGGCCACAGTGGGCGAGATGGCGTCCTTGCTCAGCCACGAGCTCAACCAGCCTTTGGCCGCGATCGCCAGTTATGCCAACGGCTCGCTCAACCTGCTCAAGGACCCGCAGGCCGAACCGCAAACCCTGGACGATGTGCACATGGCCTTGCGCCGCATCGCCGAGCAGGCCGAGCGCGCCGGACGCGTCATCAACAGCGTGCACGACTTTGTGCGCCGCCGCGACCAGGCCCGCGAAGCCGTGCAACCTCAGGCCCTGCTGGACGCCATCGCGCCGCTGGTCAACCTGCAAGCGCGCAAACTGCAGGTGCGCGTGCACATGCGGGCGGATGCCCGACTGCCTGCCGTGTGGTGTGACCGCACCATGGTCGAGCAGGTCCTGCTCAACCTGGCACGCAACGGCATGCAGGCCATGGATTGGCCAAACTGCCGCGACAGGGTGCTGGTGCTGCAGGTGCAACTGGCCTCGCCTGAGCAGGGCCACGTGGGCGTGGCTTTTTCAGTCACGGACCTGGGCGCGGGCATTGCGCCCGATGTGGCCGCCCAGCTGTTCAACCCCTTCTTCACCACCAAGCCCGAAGGCATGGGCTTGGGCCTGAGCCTGTGCCGCACCGTGGTCGAACAGCACGGGGGCCAGCTGGAATTTGAGCCACACAAGCCCAAGGGCACCGTGTTCCGCTTCACGCTGCCCGCAGCGGGCGGCCCTGCCATGCACAGCACCTAA